A single Euwallacea similis isolate ESF13 chromosome 1, ESF131.1, whole genome shotgun sequence DNA region contains:
- the skd gene encoding mediator of RNA polymerase II transcription subunit 13 isoform X1, whose product MTHPNFQTNGASLEDCHTNFFALTELSGIKWRKLTWSEPGGGSHGPGHGAHHQVPGEPLDDPVLRSYARCLAADILCVWRRVSGGPSRPPPDAFEPPPPPAQPPPLSLASAKELWIFWYGEEPDLNELVAPELNMSDCEQGSWESGLSYECRSLLFKALHNLIERCLLSRDFIRLGKWFVHPYDYPAPRFDPSDAENVDKEPYTIPPPTASHLSFSFAFFVHGESSVCASVDVRQHPPVRRLTRWHMQEAQANTGGIKVILAPFGLAGTLTGQSSRSPESTAKFLDDWSHFYPLDKSSSLTDSSVVEVVVGGAKMRYPSCYVMVTDLDDNGNQILSGVSNGPSATTAADRPTKPSTEPCLRVPLPTPPASPNVQINSRVPQLGPHTVSVEHINSMSRDTTAAQILPERTWQQCLCYPAEKGNKEEGNWDFADPARKANCTCVKPRKYLSSSSATKWCHSMSLLGQNPLTSRPQKPSKNRVPFHRRSPTPKVDSGRPPTPQSRPPVLQAQNSESRSNLGGSYTPQGGPPSYPRTQESMIVNSVGSPASVAPSPLQGPHSQPASVPPADATMPTLSPNPPISDQSPSLGVDKSHTPPDSVRLPPKSVESPAMSPGGVKSEPEIKSGDRRTAEVSEKSNGGFVALKRPVLSSKVEYEVAMGEEEHTLDMLYDYSTQDAWFNHPVKRFKPDGKENKFNKKTDLYSMYQHNGISQSNDITSANTIKLDIKQEVVMTELESMRTNPQPHGVKRPGDPYEFEEDGNNPTNCKIDGFTRTPPIKEEPKDKKDNLLTIEGLQPSYDDLNQIFDNSDYTSSDEACFPQIQIQTPPSSAGAPTNLPHDDPMPAKRLSGHGQTNLGGCPNVGMPPELSKMFPTPPSLEHNPIASPCGPLDIGQQDYPDLSITRIKQDIYPMMGSPQEENIVSTFLEDWSFVFKPPTICKMVGSSKYAPLTNLPSQAQPIPGNCVYKPSWVQHMENSKHHQQQNANSGSGSGNNNNNGSTSNLNVNRNRTPTPSIPNNVHQNAGIFPPSPLHPPGFRPPPPPYELPSPANSNASSYLNKNLNSVEPVPTPQPTLRTPEASSLVLNILLTDTVFNIFRDHNFDSCTLCVCNASPKVVGNIRGADAGIYLLNSHSDKLHACAQPTSPYPGMGQPPPYGSMMSPQHHSEEDPIRCSCGFSAVVNRRLAYGSGLFYEDEMEITGIAEDPGDRKKSSLLALLTSLSWIKADATVDRDQLDSISHNVLDLICNQLVFIPNTANALCRAARYVRQVKTGPHSNPVHVLEFSDSNEVTCIALEQSKNLLENLGMCKLEDRLSKLNNSIGVHRWPFLRAPGPQCNQDIVRVMKSLQPLLQDAIQKKCQTRLWEAPSAVKGPLTWRQFHRLAGRGTDDRCEPQPIPSVIVGHDKDWLCLSPYAIQHWESLMLEPYSYSRDVAYVVVAPDNDAILSRVKTFFKELSTAYEICKLGRHSPITKVLRDGILRVGKTAKNKIGNEPVEEWFSLLGEGEASDMLKLYAQVCKHHLAPHLQQVPMDKTLLDPPTDNSVERPAPSPMPPPSTPDPSNGSQPSSSTPDKAPSTPKSDQDGDGLKDNPNFSNSSIESSHDDDDREAPSVVVYLVEPFSLNSNEPDMQRLAVLALLKCFQSVLAAVPENIRSNISVQIISLESIVELNKARERMRHSDHMRALALNIFSQCRRQLIHSNNVKSLTGFGTAATADLFLKNKDEKNKAPYKLFTPPYVLAPMRERVEGAEAFGKGSQDQSSVLYISYCLSEDQSWLLAVGTDERGEIFETVTINIDIPNRSRRKRASARRIGLEKLMTFILGVMSQSVRPWRLVVGRLGRIGHGELKGWSWLLSKKNLLKASRHLKELCNQCSMLYPSAVPCILSACLVSLEPDSALRLMPDQFTPDERFSQASVNSQLSTPQDISCTHILVFPTSATTQSSQTTFHEQQISGDLADDEFFKGFADEDITEGMVDNDIEDILNWDQIGYQSPTREDAGASSPTTLPCGMDGNLGPPSSVPKNQEPSEEVGVVLQQPLALGYLVSTAPTGRMPRWFWTSCPHLEGVCPAFLKNALHLHSPNIQQSSDDLFQQSAQVSNHPLDSQFTTDVLRYVLEGYNALSWLALDSNTKDRLSCLPVHMQVLVQLYHTAAALL is encoded by the exons ACCGAACTCTCCGGAATAAAATGGCGTAAGCTTACGTGGTCGGAACCGGGCGGGGGTAGTCATGGTCCCGGTCATGGAGCCCACCACCAAGTTCCCGGCGAACCCCTGGACGACCCGGTGCTGCGCAGTTACGCGCGATGTCTGGCTGCGGATATCCTTTGCGTGTGGCGGCGCGTGTCCGGAGGTCCATCTCGGCCGCCCCCCGACGCCTTCGAACCACCGCCCCCGCCTGCTCAGCCGCCCCCCTTGAGCCTGGCCAGCGCCAAGGAGTTGTGGATCTTTTGGTACGGGGAGGAGCCGGACTTGAACGAGCTGGTGGCTCCGGAATTGAACATGAGCG ATTGTGAACAAGGCTCTTGGGAGAGTGGCCTGTCTTACGAGTGTAGATCCCTGTTATTCAAGGCTCTtcacaatttaattgaaaGATGTTTACTATCCAG GGATTTCATCCGACTGGGTAAATGGTTTGTCCACCCCTACGACTACCCCGCTCCTCGTTTCGATCCTTCAGACGCGGAAAACGTGGACAAAGAGCCCTATACTATACCTCCTCCTACGGCTAGCCACCTGTCGTTTTCCTTCGCCTTTTTCGTTCACGGCGAAAGTTCGGTGTGCGCAAGTGTGGATGTAAGACAGCACCCTCCTGTGCGCAGGCTTACCAGGTGGCATATGCAGGAGGCGCAAGCCAATACTGGAGGGATCAAAG TGATTTTGGCCCCCTTCGGACTGGCCGGTACGTTGACAGGCCAAAGCTCAAGGTCGCCAGAGTCCACTGCCAAATTTCTTGACGACTGGAGCCATTTTTATCCCTTGGACAAGAGTTCCTCTCTCACCGACAGCAGTGTGGTGGAGGTTGTGGTGGGTGGCGCCAAAATGAG atatccTTCATGTTACGTGATGGTGACCGACTTGGATGATAACGggaatcaaattttaagcGGCGTATCTAATGGACCTAGCGCCACTACTGCCGCTGATAGACCAACCAAACCCTCAACCGAACCTTGTTTGCGCGTACCACTCCCAACTCCCCCGGCGTCTCCCAATGTCCAAATTAACAGCCGAGTGCCCCAATTGGGCCCTCACACTGTCTCAGTCGAGCACATTAATAGCATGTCTCGAGACACCACAGCTGCCCAAATCCTGCCCGAGCGTACCTGGCAACAGTGTCTTTGTTACCCAGCCGAGAAAGGCAACAAGGAGGAGGGAAACTGGGACTTTGCGGACCCTGCTAGGAAAGCTAATTGTACCTGTGTGAA GCCTAGGAAATACCTCTCTTCATCCAGTGCCACGAAGTGGTGTCACTCGATGTCACTCTTGGGCCAGAATCCTCTGACGTCGAGGCCCCAAAAACCGTCCAAAAACCGCGTTCCTTTTCACAGGAGATCTCCCACGCCTAAAGTGGACTCTGGCCGACCTCCCACGCCTCAAAGCAGGCCTCCGGTTTTGCAGGCTCAAAATTCAGAGTCAAG ATCAAATTTGGGCGGGTCTTACACGCCTCAAGGCGGCCCACCTTCCTACCCTAGGACGCAGGAGAGCATGATCGTTAATTCGGTTGGCAGTCCTGCTTCAGTGGCTCCATCTCCTTTACAGGGACCGCATTCTCAACCTGCATCG gTGCCTCCTGCAGATGCAACGATGCCCACTCTCTCACCAAACCCTCCTATATCCGATCAGTCTCCATCCCTCGGTGTTGACAAATCGCACACTCCTCCTGACAGCGTGCGATTACCACCTAAAAGTGTGGAAAGTCCAGCAATGAGCCCTGGAGGCGTGAAAAGCGAGCCCGAAATTAAATCCGGTGACAGGCGGACAGCTGAGGTTTCCGAAAAGTCCAATGGAGGCTTCGTGGCACTAAAACGACCTGTGCTATCGAGTAAAG taGAATATGAAGTTGCCATGGGAGAAGAGGAACACACCTTGGACATGCTTTATGACTACTCGACTCAGGACGCGTGGTTCAACCATCCAGTGAAGAGGTTTAAGCCGGATGGTAAAGAAAACAAgtttaacaagaaaactgatCTCTATTCAATGTACCAACACAACGGTATCAGTCAGAGCAACGATATTACTAGTGCGAATACCATTAAGCTGGATATAAAACAGGAAGTAGTGATG ACTGAGTTGGAGTCGATGCGAACAAATCCGCAGCCTCACGGCGTAAAACGACCGGGCGATCCTTATGAATTCGAGGAGGATGGAAACAACCCCACTAACTGCAAAATTGACGGTTTTACGCGGACACCGCCTATTAAGGAGGAGCCCAAAGACAAGAAGGACAATTTGCTTACCATTGAGGGACTGCAGCCGTCTTACGACGATTTGAATCAGATTTTCGACAATTCTGATTATACGAGCAGTGACGAAGCG TGCTTTCCGCAGATCCAAATCCAAACACCACCAAGTTCAGCTGGAGCCCCCACTAATTTACCGCACGACGATCCAATGCCTGCTAAGCGGCTCTCTGGACACGGCCAAACCAACCTGGGTGGTTGTCCCAATGTAGGGATGCCTCCGGAACTAAGCAAAATGTTTCCCACGCCGCCTAGTCTGGAACATAATCCCATCGCATCTCCTTGCGGCCCTTTAGACATCGGCCAACAAGACTATCCGGATCTCTCTATAACCCGGATAAAGCAGGACATTTACCCTATGATGGGCAGTCCACAGGAGGAGAATATAG TTTCGACGTTTTTAGAAGATTGGAGCTTCGTGTTCAAACCTCCGACGATCTGCAAGATGGTGGGGAGCAGCAAGTATGCTCCGCTGACCAACTTACCCAGCCAGGCGCAGCCAATTCCTGGGAATTGCGTGTACAAACCATCGTGGGTGCAGCATATGGAGAACAGCAAGCACCATCAACAGCAGAATGCAAATAGTGGCAGTGGTAGCGggaataacaacaataatggCAGTACCAGCAACCTAAATGTTAATAGAAATCGGACACCCACGCCTTCTATACCGAATAACGTGCACCAAAACGCAGGCATTTTTCCTCCTAGTCCTCTACATCCTCCAG gTTTCCGACCACCTCCGCCTCCTTATGAGCTTCCTTCGCCCGCCAATTCTAACGCGTCTTCATATCTCAATAAAAACCTAAATTCAGTGGAACCTGTGCCGACTCCACAGCCAACTCTACGAACTCCCGAAGCCAGCTCATTGGTACTCAACATCCTGCTAACTGATACCGTTTTCAACATCTTTAGGGATCACAATTTCGATAGTTGTACACTGTGTGTTTGCAACGCTAGTCCAAAG GTTGTTGGTAACATCCGAGGTGCCGATGCCGGTATCTACTTGCTAAATTCGCACAGTGATAAGCTACATGCGTGCGCTCAACCTACTAGTCCCTATCCGGGCATGGGCCAACCTCCCCCCTACGGGAGCATGATGTCGCCCCAACATCACTCGGAAGAAGACCCTATCAGATGCAGTTGCGGATTTTCCGCAGTCGTCAACAGGCGGCTTGCCTATGGCAGTGGTCTGTTTTATGAGGACGAAATGGAGATTACTG GCATTGCAGAAGATCCAGGAGATCGCAAAAAATCCTCTCTACTCGCTCTGCTCACATCCCTGAGTTGGATCAAAGCGGATGCCACCGTGGATCGTGACCAACTTGATTCTATTTCCCATAATGTTCTGGATTTGATATGCAACCAGCTAGTTTTCATACCAAACACTGCCAACGCGCTGTGCAGAGCGGCGCGTTACGTCCGGCAAGTTAAGACGGGGCCGCATTCAAATCCGGTGCACGTTCTTGAATTTTCCGACAGTAACGAAGTGACCTGTATTGCGTTGGAGCAAAGCAAGAACCTTTTGGAAAACTTGGGGATGTGCAAG CTTGAAGACCGCTTATCGAAGTTAAATAACTCCATCGGAGTGCATCGATGGCCATTCTTGCGAGCTCCTGGGCCTCAGTGCAATCAAGACATAGTGAGAGTGATGAAGTCGTTACAACCGCTTTTGCAAGACGCGATccagaaaaaatgtcaaacgAGGCTGTGGGAGGCGCCGTCCGCCGTCAAAGGTCCATTGACGTGGCGGCAATTCCATCGATTGGCGGGCAGAG GTACTGATGACCGTTGCGAACCCCAACCGATCCCTTCGGTGATAGTGGGACATGACAAAGATTGGCTGTGTTTATCCCCCTATGCGATTCAGCATTGGGAAAGTTTAATGTTGGAGCCCTACTCCTATTCTCGAGATGTGGCTTACGTGGTTGTCGCCCCTGACAACGACGCCATTTTATCTCGGGTCAAGACCTTCtttaag GAATTATCAACTGCCtatgaaatttgcaaattggGCCGTCACAGTCCGATTACCAAAGTCTTGCGGGACGGCATTTTGAGGGTGGGCAAGACCGCAAAGAACAAAATTGGCAACGAACCGGTGGAAGAGTGGTTTAGCCTACTCGGTGAAGGCGAAGCGAGTGATATGCTGAAACTTTACGCGCAAGTATGCAAGCACCACTTGGCACCTCATCTTCAACAAGTTCCTATGGATAAAACACTACTCGATCCACCCACGGACAACTCGGTGGAAAGGCCGGCGCCCAGTCCCATGCCACCTCCGAGCACACCGGATCCTAGTAATGGGTCTCAACCGTCTAGTTCCACACCTGATAAAGCACCCTCGACACCTAAGAGCGATCAAG atgGCGACGGCCTGAAAGATAATCCTAACTTCTCAAACAGCAGCATCGAGTCATCTCATGACGATGATGACCGCGAAGCTCCCTCTGTCGTTGTTTATTTGGTGGAGCCATTCAGTTTGAACTCGAATGAGCCAGATATGCAACGTTTGGCCGTGCTCGCCTTGTTGAAGTGCTTCCAAAGCGTCCTGGCCGCCGTACCTGAAAACATTAGGAGTAATATTAGTGTACAG ATAATTTCATTAGAAAGCATAGTCGAATTGAACAAAGCCAGAGAAAGGATGAGACACAGTGACCACATGAGGGCACTGGCGCTTAACATCTTTTCGCAGTGCCGCAGACAGCTAATCCATTCGAATAACGTCAAATCGCTCACAGGATTCGGCACCGCAGCCACCGCCGACTTGTTTTTGAAGAACAAAGAC GAAAAGAACAAAGCTCCCTACAAACTTTTCACCCCTCCCTACGTGTTGGCTCCTATGCGTGAACGCGTGGAGGGTGCCGAGGCCTTCGGCAAAGGTTCCCAGGACCAATCTTCCGTATTGTATATCTCCTACTGCCTGTCCGAGGACCAAAGTTGGTTGCTGGCTGTGGGTACGGACGAAAGGGGCGAGATTTTCGAGACAGTCACCATCAACATAGATATACCGAACAGAAGCAGGCGAAAAAGGGCATCGGCGCGCAGGATCGGGCTAGAGAAGCTGATGACGTTCATTTTGGGCGTTATGTCGCAGAGTGTGAGGCCCTGGAGGTTGGTGGTCGGCAGACTCGGAAGGATCG GACACGGTGAATTGAAAGGTTGGAGTTGGTTACTGAGCAAAAAGAACCTTCTGAAAGCATCTCGGCACCTGAAAGAACTATGCAATCAGTGTTCCATGCTGTACCCCAGCGCTGTGCCCTGTATACTGTCTGCGTGCTTGGTCAGTCTCGAGCCCGATTCGGCATTGCGGTTGATGCCCGACCAATTCACCCCCGATGAACGATTTAGCCAAGCCAGCGTTAACTCTCAACTGTCCACACCGCAGGACATTTCGTGCACCCATATTCTAGTATTTCCTACCAGTGCTACCACTCAATCGTCACAAACGACTTTTCAC GAACAACAGATTTCTGGCGACTTAGCCGACGACGAGTTCTTCAAGGGCTTCGCCGATGAAGACATAACTGAAGGCATGGTCGATAATGATATCGAAGACATTTTGAACTGGGACCAGATTGGTTATCAGTCGCCGACGCGGGAAGATGCGGGCGCCAGCAGCCCGACGACGCTTCCTTGCGGAATGGATGGTAATCTGGGTCCGCCCAGTAGCGTACCGAAAAATCAAGAACCCAGCGAGGaa GTGGGAGTAGTGTTACAACAACCCTTAGCATTGGGGTACCTAGTATCGACAGCTCCTACTGGAAGAATGCCTCGGTGGTTCTGGACGTCCTGCCCTCACTTAGAGGGCGTTTGCCCCGCTTTCCTGAAAAACGCCCTTCATTTGCACAGCCCCAACATACAGCAGAGCAGCGACGATTTATTTCAGCAGTCGGCACAAGTCAGCAACCACCCGCTTGACTCTCAATTCACCACCGACGTGTTAAG ATACGTTCTGGAGGGTTACAACGCCCTTTCGTGGCTTGCTCTAGACTCCAACACGAAGGACCGTCTGTCCTGTCTACCCGTACACATGCAGGTTCTAGTTCAGCTTTACCATACCGCAGCGGCCCTCTTGTAA